Part of the Leptotrichia massiliensis genome, CCCTGCATAAGTCTTAAATTTTCTTCCATTATATAAAATTTCTTCTCCTGGCGCTTCATCAGTTCCCGCAAGCATTCCTCCAAGCATAACACAGTCTGCTCCAGCCGCAATGGCTTTTACAACATCTCCAGATAATTTTATTCCACCATCGGCAATAAGTCCGATTCCTTTGTCTTTACAAACTTCCGCAATATTCATTACAGCCGAAATTTGTGGAACTCCAACTCCTGACACAACTCTAGTTGTACAGATTGACCCTGGTCCAACTCCTACTTTCACTGCATTTATTCCTGCTTCTATCAAATCAAGCGCTGCTTCTGGAGTTACAATATTTCCTCCGATAATGTCTAAATCAGGAAAAGCCGCTCTAATTTCTTTTATTTTGTTAATAACTCCTATTGAATGTCCATGTGCTGAATCAACAGCAATAATATCAACCCCAGCTTCTACTAAAGCTGCAACTCTTCTCACTGTATCAGTTCCAACTCCAACTCCTGCCCCAACTCTAAGTCTACCTTGCTCATCTTTTGCCGCATTAGGATAATTTATAACATTGTCAATATCTTTAATTGTAATTAATCCTTTTAATTTTGTACCTTCAACGATTGGCAATTTTTCAATTCTATTTTCTAAAAGAATTGATTTAGCACCTTCAAGAGTCGTCCCAACAGGTGCAGTTACCAAGTTATCTTTAGTCATAATATCTACAACTTTTAATGATAAATCTTCTCTATATTTCAAGTCACGGTTGGTAATAATTCCTTTTAAATTACCGTCATTATCAACTACAGGAAGTCCCGAAACTTTATAATTTTTCATCAAGTCATTTGCATCTTTTAAAATAGCATCTTCCTTCAATGTAATTGGATTTGTAATCATACCGCTTTCATATCTTTTTACCTTCGACACTTCTTCAGCCTGTCTTTCAATCGTCATATTTTTATGAATGAAGCCTATTCCACCTTCTCTTGCAAGTGCAATTGCAAGTTTTGATTCTGTAACAGTATCCATTGCTGCACTTAATATTGGAATATTTAACACCAATTTTTTAGTTAAATTAGTTTTTAAAGAGACTTCATGTGGTACTACACTTGATGCTTGTGGGATTAATAACACATCATCAAAAGTTAATCCTTCAGAAATTACAATTTTATCTTTTTGACTCATTTTAAATATCCTCCTCGTTTTATTTTTAATTTCCAAATTTGCAAATTTAGTAAATCAAGAGAAAATTTTATGAAACTAGACTCTTCTGTATTACTTTTCTTGCCTTATTTTAAATTATATCATTTTATCACAAAACAAGATATAATTTCAATACTTTTTTTAAAAGATTTTTTTACAATTTTTCCAAACTTAAACTAAGTTTAATCATAATGTAATCTTTTATTTCCTACATATTGGGAGTTTCTGGTAATACCTGCCCACCATCTACAATTATTGTTTGACCTGTAATAAAACCAGCTTCTCGACTGGCCAAGAAAACTGCTGTGTATCCAATATCTTCAGGTTTTCCCAAAGTATATACTGGTATTATATCCTTCATTTTTTTCATATATTCCTCTCCAGCCTCTATCAATCCATCTGTTAATATATTTCCTGGCTGAATAGCATTAACTGTAATTCCATATTTTGCATACTCCAATGCTGCACTTCGCATAAATCCCAACTGTGCGGCTTTACTAGCACCATAATGTGCCCATCCATAAAATCCTGTAATAGGCCCTGTAATCGAAGAAGTCAGTATTACTCGCCCATAGCTTTGTTTTTTCATATATTTTAGTACTGCTTGTGCTACAAAAAAAGTTCCCTTTACATTTATATCTTGAACTTTATCCCAATCTTTTTCTGTCATATTTTCAATGCTTACTTGTGGAAAAATTCCCGCATTTGAACATAGGATGCTTAATTTGCCATATTTTTCGTAAATGCTTTGGACAACATACTGAACTTGTTCTTTATCTGTAACATCAAGATAATAAAATTCGTCATCCAGTTCACTTGCTGTTTCCTTACCTTTTTCTTTATCGATATCTCCTATAATGATTTTTGCTCTAGCTTGTTTCAATGCTTTTGCAATACCTTTTCCTATACCTTTTGCTCCGCCCGTGACAAGAGCAACTTCTCCAGCCAAATCAAACATTTCAATCAACATCCTTCCTTGTTATATTTTTATTTTATATGTTTCATTTTTAAATTTAATCTGCTTTTAAAGGGCTAAATTTTATAGTTTTATCGCCTGCTTTTCCACTTTTTATTTTATTATTTGCCTTCACAAGCTCTTCTGCCAATCTTAGTGCATTTAATTTTGAAATATATTCCTTATATTTTTCCTTATTCTTATTTTTTATCTCTTCTGTAAAATCAGCAAGCATACTGTAAATTTGAAATCTCAAATCATTATCATGTTGAGCCATAAAAATGTATGCTTCTTTAGAATATTCAAATGCTTCATCATACTTTTTCATTTGAATATAATTTAAAAATACAAGATACTGAGCATCCGCCTTATATCTGTATTTTGCTGATTCTGTAACATAAGAATAATCCAGTTTCTTCATTTTATCATATTTATCTATCGCCAATTTTGCATATTTTATTGAATTTGAATAATTTTCATTTTGAAAATCTATTGCAGCTATCGAATAATATCCTTCTGGAAACTCTGGAAACAATGTTATCATTTTCTTAGCAAGCTCCACTTGCTCCTTTTCCATCCCTGCCTGTCCATATTTTGCTACAAGATTAGTATAAGCCATCGGATTTTTAGGATTTGCCTTAATCGCATCCTTATAATATTCCATCGCAACTTTTATATTATCCGCCTCTTGCGCTAAATAATAATATGGCAAATAATTCTTTTTGTCTTCTTCTATCGCCTGCAAAAATAGTTTCTTTCTTTTGTCATAATCACTTTCTTCTTCGATTGCCTTAAATGTTGTTTCAATAGATTTTTTATTGATTCCGAGCTCAGTCAATTCCTTCATAGTTAAATCTATAACCTCTTTTTTCTCTTTTTTTTCCAAATCTATCTCTTCAAATCTTTTTCTATCATTTTCACTAATTTCCTTGATCGTATCTTTTATAGTCATTTCACCAATGTTTTTGCCATCTTTATTTTCACTTTTTAAAGTGCTACTCCTCTGAACGCTCACTTTTGCGGAAAATCCATAGATGTTACATAAAATAAAACTCACCAATAAAATTTTTTTCATTCTCAATCACTCCTTCTATTAACTTAGTTCCAAAATTTTCTCCTGTGCAATTTTACCCATATAAAGTTTATTCCCTTTTTCAGCCACTTCTTTATATAACTCTTTTGCTTTTTCAAAATTTCCAATTTCTTCATATGTTTTAGCTAAATTGAACTTTATTATTGGCAACGTTAATCTAATTATTTTTATTTTATTTAAATACTTTAACGCTTTTTCTTTCTCGTTTAGCAGCCAATAACAAACTGATAAATTAATTCTGTTAAAATCTTTCATAATATTAATTTTAAAAATTTTGTACATTTTTTCTACTATTAAAATATATTTTTTAGGATCTAATTTAACAAATAAATAATGATTTCCTATCAAAAGTAGTATTAAATACGGAAATAAATATATCATTATTATTACTGACAATATCCATAATAAAAAATATACAAAATAAGACACTCTCAAAAATATATCCATGCTTAATTTATAAACTAATATAAAAATTATTTCATACAGATAAGTTTTTAATGCCGCCTTTCGCATTTTTTTACTCTCCTTCAGCGTTCAATCTTACAATCTCCACAATTACATCAGTTGCTAGAATCATACTCTCAAGTGCTACAAATTCGTATTTCCCATGAAAATTTTCCCCACCTGCGAAAATATTTGGCGTAGGAAGTCCCATGAATGAGATTTTTGAGCCGTCTGTTCCTCCACGGATTGGCTTGATTATTGGTTTTATTTCAAGGTTTTCCATTGCTTTTTTTGCTATTTCTACGATTTCCATGTGATTCTTTATGATTTCGCCCATGTTGTAATATTGATCCTTTATTTCAACTGTTGCTAATTCTTTTTTGTATTTTTCATTAATTTTTTTTGCAACATTTTCAGCAAATTTCTTTTTTTCTTCAAACTTCTGTCTGTCGTGATCCCTTAAAATATATGATAATTCAGCGTCTTCACAATTTGCACGGATTTTTTCAAGAAAATAAAATCCTTCATATCCTTCTGTCTTTTCAGGCACTTCATCTGCTGGGAAACTATTTATAATTTCTCCTGCTATTAAACTTGCATTTATCATTTTTCCTTTGGCTGTTCCTGGATGAACGCTTTTACCTTTTATTTTAAATACAGCTCCAGCTGCATTAAAACTTTCGTATTCAAGTTCTCCCACTGGTCCACCATCTATTGTATAAGCAAAATCCGCTCCAAATTCATCCACATTAAAGTTATCTGCTCCACGCCCAATTTCCTCATCAGGCCCAAACGCTATTTTTACTGTTCCGTGTTTGATTTCTGGATGGTTAATCAGATATTTCATAGCCTCAATAATTTCCACAACTCCAGCCTTATCATCAGCTCCCAGAAGTGTTGTTCCATCAGTAGTAATTACAGTTTTCCCAACATAATCCTTTAAATTAGGAAATTCGTCCACAGAAAGTACAATATTTTGCTCCCTATTCAAAACAATATCTTTCCCATCATAGTTTTCCACAATCTGTGGATTTACATTAACTGCATTAAAATCAGCAGTATCCATATGTGCAATAAATCCAATAGTTTTCACATCTTTATCAACATTACTTTTCAAAGTTGCATTAACAAAGCAATTTTCATTCACATATACATCTTCCATTCCTATTTCTTCCAACTCTTTTACAAGCATTTTGGCAAACTCAATCTGTGTTGGTGTGGATGGGATGCTCTCATTTTTCTCATCGGACCTAGTCTCAATTTTAACATATTTCAAAAATCTCTCTTTAAGCGTTTCATATTTGTTTAAATCCATTTACTTTCCCTACTTTCTTTATATTTTTTTACTTATAATTTATTTTACAATTTTTTACATCTTTTTTCAATGTTCTAGTTAAAGAATTTACGAATATATCTAATTTTTTTAATATTTATACTTATAATATTAAACAACCAGCTAAATTATCACTAACTTTTGATATTATTTTGCTAATTTCATTAACTTTATAATAAATAAAAAACTCAAGTAATTATAAGTTAATACAATTTCTTGAGTCATATTTTTATTCTTTGTAATAATATTATTCGTTGCTGCTAGTCATAATTACACCATTTGAAATCAATAGCTGTTTATCATTTTCGCTTGCTGGTTCCCATCCTTTTTCAATTAGAGTTTTTGCATACATTCGATTATATTTTAATGCAATAAAAACACGGTATCCGATTATTGCAAGTCCAAAAGTAAAACTACCGATAATTCCGGCTAAAAATCCAGTTATCAAAAACATAATCGCCTCCTCCTTATCACCTCTAAATAAAGGCACAAACCATCCAAAAAAAAATGTCGTCCATGAGAATCCTAATTTTACTTCTTTTCTCAAACCATTATTTTCTACAATCGCTATTACCATAAAAACAGCCTCCATTTTTTAGATTATTTTATTAATTATATCTTATTTTTATTAAAATTGCAATTTTTCATTAACTTCATTTATAGTTTTATTATAGTAGACCACTTACCATTTGAAAAATAGAAATATAATTATTTAATAATCTTGTAAAAAACAACTTTAGTTTCATAACTTTTTTTGTTTTGACTTTCACTATTTAAAAAGAAATATATTATAAAATGCGATAAAATAGTAAAAAGCTATAAATTAATCTATTGTTTTTTATTCCCGAAAACTTAGTCAGCACATCATCCTGCATTGTCCCCGCCCACTTCGCTAATTGCCTCAATAGTAATTTCATTTCCAATTTGCTTTTTAAATTCGTTTGTATAATTCCTTTACTTCTCTAAAATTAAAATTTTTATTGCATTCACTAAAATTATATTATATAATTAATGCATAATTTATTAAAGGAGGAATTTGTTATGAATGATATTACTAATCCGCAATCAGATAGAATTAACCCTGATTTTGTACAACAATACATTATGGCGAATGCTAAATTTTTTCCAGAAGATTCAATAAATGAACTTAAAGCAAGATTATCTAAACTTTCACAAAATCAGTTCAACGCAATTCAAGGAATTCAATTAAAAGATCCTATGATAATGCTACTTTTATCACTTTTTCTTGGTTCTTGGGGTATTGATAGATTTCTTCTAAAAGAAATTGGATTAGGTATAATAAAATTATTAACTGCTGGTGGATGTGGTATTTGGACTATCGTTGACTGGTTTTTAGTTATGAATAGAACTAGAGAATTTAACTACAAATTAGTTTTTGACTCTTTACCTATCGGTTAATTTAACATGTAAATTTTTTAAGATTTAAAATATTTACATAATAAACTAATTTAATACAATTGGAAATCAATATGAAAAAATACTTTAACTTATTATTTAATTATCATAAAAACAATCTTATTTTGTACATATCACTTGTATTTATAATTTCTATAAGATATTATTTTAAAATACCGTCACCATTTGGATTTGTTTTAAAACCATTACATATCCATTATTGGAGTGAAGGCTTAACAACAGCATTTATACAATTGATAAAGGGCAATTTTTATCATGCTTATAAAATAAACCCTTTGATATTTATTGTTGTGATAGTTATTTTTTTTCATATCTTTTTAGAGCCTATAATTTTTAAAAATTCAAAAACTAAAAAACAGTAAAAAGATTTAAATAAAATCAATTTACTGTTTTTTTATTCCCGAAAACTTAGTCAGCACATCGTCCTGTATAGTCCCAGCCCACTTTGCCACTTGCCTCAATGTTATTTTTTCAGTAATTCCATTTTCAACATTTTTCTGACTCCCAATAATTACAACTTCATCATTTACTTCTACATTTTCTATGTCCGTTAAATCAATAAAAATCATATCCATACAAATTTCTCCAACAATTTTTGCCTTTTTACCATTTATTAAAACATATGCTCCTTCTGAATTTTCAATTTGCTTTTGAAATCCGTGTGCATAGCCTATTGATACAATGCCTATTTTAGAGTCTCTGTTTACAATGCCTTTACTTCCATAGGAAATTTTATCGTTTTTTTTCACATTTCTTATGTTTATAATTTGCGACTTTACTGTTATAACGTCTAATAATCCCACATCATAAGATAAAGGCTCCATTCCATAAAGTGCCATTCCAATACGTGCGAAATCATAATTGTATTTTTCTCCGTATTTAAAAAGCAACGGACTTGCCTGCAAATGTTTGTACTGGTATTTTACATTATTTTTGTCAAATATCTTTAAAATATTTTCATATTTTTCAACTTGCTTTTCAGTTTCAATTTGATTTTCCGCATCTGAAATATGAGAAAAAATAGAGATTATTTCCAGTTTGTTATTTTTAGAATTTATTTTATATTTTTTTATTTTTTCAATTAATTCCAAAATCTCATTTTCATTAAATCCAAGCCTGTTCATTCCACTGTTTACTTTTATATGTATTTTCAAAACTGTATTTTTGAAAAATTTATCCAAAATTTTTAAGTAATCAGATAATTGTGAAAAATTAAAAATTGTAAGTTCAACATTATTTTCTATCACATATTTCAAATTTTTAGGCTCAATGTAATTAAGAACCATTATCTTTATTCTTTTATTTTTCAAAAAGTTTATTTTTTTTTCTTTTTCAAATTTTTTTAGAATTTCAAGAATTTTTATCGCTTCCTCAATATATGCCACCGCAAAGTAATTACAGTTATTTTCTAGCAATATCGGAAAAATATTTTCAATTTCCAGCCCATAGGCATTGTCTTTAATTACACAAATGATATTTTTATTTATAGAGCGTATTTTTTCCAAGTTCCTTTTTAGATTTTCCCTATTTATTTCCAAATTTACTAACATTTTTTATTTTTTCTCTCCTTAACAAATTCCTAAACTGTTATTATTAATGGAGCCATTATTCCTAAAAGGATAACTAATCTCAAAAGCAGGATTTTACGATAAATTTTTTGATACTGTATTTCGGGTATTCCTTTTTCTTTTAGGAAAAATCCGATTGCTGTGATTTTATTAGAAGTGTCGCTTCTGCTGTAACGGTTTACATATGGTTCAAATAATATTTTTTCTTCATTCACTGTCAAATGTATTCTTGGTGTTCCCACATATTTATCCATGTATCCTGTCGTATTTTTACTATCCAATTTTTTTCCATTTAATGAAACCACCCCATTTTCAACTTTTAACTTGTCAATTCTCAAAAAAATAAATAAAATCCAGACAACAATGGCAGCAACTGGCAAAAAAGCTGAAATTGTCCTTGCAACCGAAATTTTTTCCAGCAAAGTAAATGCTATTCCATAAACAATAGACAATATCGCCATTAATATCAGAATTTTATCCACTCCCTTATGAATTAATCCATTAAGTTCAATTTTTTCATTAGTAATTTCCATAATAAACAGCTCCCTTCCAGCCTTTTTTTTATTTAACAAACAATACTAAAAACTGAAATCAAAATTTATAATTTACCTAAATCTATTTTTTAGTCTGAAAAACAATTAATATTTACTTTTCTTCCAGAAGTCCTGATGCAATAAGCTTTCTAAATGCTCTTGCCCGATGGCTCACACTTTTTCTTTCTTCGTCATCTGCTTCTCCAAATGATTTTCCTAGTTCATACGAATAAAAAATTGGATTGTAACCAAATCCATTGTTACCTCTTGCTTCAAACAAAATCTCTCCTTCTATTTCTCCACGGAATGAATGAATTTCCCCATTTGGAAAGGCAATACTTACAACAGATACAAAATGTGCTTTTCTATTTTCTTTCTTCACATCCTTCAGAAGTTCCAGCATTTTTTGGTTCTTTTCGCTGTCAGTCGCATTTTCTCCCCCAAATCTCGCCGAATAAACTCCCGGTGCTCCATCCAAAGCATCTACACAAAGTCCTGAATCATCAGAAACTGTTATAATATTAGTATATTCTGCAATTTCCTTTGCTTTTTTCTGAGAGTTTTCCTCAAAAGTTTCTCCATCCTCCACAACATCAGGAATCTCTAATCCATCTAAAATTGTTACAACTTCCAAATCCATTCCCTCAGTCAATTTTTCAAAGTCTTTTATTTTCCCTTTGTTTTTCGTTGCTAATAATACTTTCATCTCATCACTTTCCTTTTTGTATAAAATAACTTCTCCTAAATTTATTCCTAATTATTTAATCCTGTGCTTTTTTATAAAAATAAATCACAATAAACAGGGGAGTATTAAATTATCCCCTGCTTACAATTTATATTCTTCATAGTTATCTTTTATAATTTTATTTACAATGTTGTGAACTTCTTTTTTTTCTTCTCTTGACATAGTTTTCAAGTCTACTGGCTTATCAACAATAATTTTTATATCCTTGTTTGACGTTACCTTTAAACTTTTACGACTTTGCACTTCATAAGTTCCAACAATTGTAATTGGCAAAATTCTGGCATTTGTATCTGTTGCAAGTTTGAAACTTCCTTTTTTAAACTCACCTATTGTACCATCTTCGCTTCTGCTTCCTTCAGGAAAAATCACATAAGAATGCCCTTTTTTTATTTTACTTATAGCATCTTTCATATCCTTCATTCCTTGCCGTGCATTTTTTCTATCTAAAAATATACAATCAAAGGAACGCATCCAACGTCCGATTGCAGGCCATTTTTTCATTTCCTTCTTTGCTATAAATGAAAAGTCAAGTGGTAAATATCCAAGCAATACTGGAATATCAACATTACTTTGATGATTTGAAATTAATATAACTGCTTCGTTTGTGTCTCGTATTCTTTTTATTTCTTCCTCACTGCCATTTTTGTAAATAACATTTACTTTGCTTCCAGCTCCCCAGATTAGATTTTTACCCCAGTTTTTGGCTACTTTGCACACGTATCTATATCTTTTTTCGCCTTTGTTGAATATTAAATACCATATATGAACAAAACTTCCATAAATAAAAGTTCCGACTAATACAAGATGGTAAAATATTGTTCTCATGTTCTTTTCCTCCCTTACTGCTTATTAGTAATTTTCCTTGTGCTCTTTTAATTTTTTAAAGATTTTATCAAGAGAAAAACCTTGCCTTGCCAAATATTGTATAAGTTTCTGCTCTTCCTTCAGTTTCTTTTCATCCCGACTGTTGCTTGAATTGATTTTTCTACTATTTTTATCAATTAATTTTTTCAGTTTTACATCATCAATATTTTCTTCTTTTTCCTCATCCAAAGTCAAATACGCTTTTTCAACTGTACTTCTGTCAATTCCCTTTTGAAAAAGATTGTAAGAAATACGATTTTTTCCATAAGTTTTGCTTTCAATGTATGAAATCGCATAGTTTAGGTCATTCAGATACCCAAATTCCTCCAGCTTTTCTATTGCCTTTAAAACTGCGTTCTTATTCCAAAATTTTTCTTCCAGCTTTAACCGTACTTCCTTTTTTGTCCTGTCTTTTAATGAAATCAGAAAAATACCTTTTTCAAGAGAGGCTTCATACGAAATCTCATCATAAAACCTCTCAATACTGTCATTTACCTTCAAATCATATTTTTGCCTAATAAGAGGACTTATATCCATAATTTCCTCAGTATCAAGATATATTTTATTACGATAAATTTTATTAATCTTCATTATTTTCCGCTTCTTCACTTTCAGCATTTTCAACTTCAACAGTTTCTACAATTTTTAATTGTTCTGTTTCCTGTTTTGGTCGAATAGCATCAAGCACTTGCTTTTCAAGTCTTCCATATACTTCTTTGTTTTCCTTCAGCATATTTTCAACATTTACACGACCCTGTCCTAAACGTTCATCGCCATAACTGAACCATGCTCCACTTTTTGAAGCAATTCCAAGATTAATCGCTGCATCAAGTACTTCCCCAATTTTAGAAATTCCAGTTCCATACATAACATTAAATTTAGCTTCTTTAAATGGTGGTGCAACCTTATTTTTTGTAACTTTTACTACAACTTCACTTCCAATAACGTCATCTCCCTGTTTAACAGAACCTACTCTTTTTACTTCCATTCTTACAGTTGAAAAGAATTTTAATGCACGTCCTCCCGAAGTCGTTGTCTGTACTCCTGGAACAAATGAGAATCCACCAATTTTTTCTCTTATTTGGTTAATAAAAATCATAACTGTATCAGATTTTGAAATATTTCCTGTCAATTTTCTAAGTGCTTTTGACATAAGTCTTGCTTGAAGTCCCATTTGCTGATCTCCCATTTCTCCTTCAATCTCAGCTTTTGGAACAAGTGCTGCAACCGAATCCACAACAATTACATCCATTGCCCCACTTCTTACAAGCATATCTGATATTTCAAGTGCCTGTTCTCCAGTATCAGGTTGCGAAATTAACAATTCATCAATATTTACTCCGAGAGCCTTTGCATAAACTGGATCCAAAGCGTGTTCCGCATCAATAAATGCCACAGTTCCCCCAGCTTTTTGAGCTTCCGCAATAATATGAAGTGCAAGTGTTGTTTTCCCAGATGATTCTGCTCCATAAATTTCAACAATTCTTCCTCTTGGTACTCCACCAATCCCAAGTGCTATATCCAAATTCAAACTTCCTGTAGAAATAGCCCTAATATTCATTTTTTGATTTTCACCAAGTTTCATTATAGCACCTTCACCATAATCCTTTTCAATTTGTTTCAGTGCCAAATTAAGCATTTTCTCTCTTTCGCTTAATCCTTTATCTTCTTTTTCTTTTTCTTCAGCTTTTTTTCTAGCCATTATACCCTCTCCTTATTTGTTGTTATATTTCAAACATTATTATATCACAATTTGATTTCTTTTTATATATTTTATTTTATATCTTTCACAATTTATTGAAAAATACTTGAAGTTTTACGAATTTTTATAAAAAAAATCAGTATATTTTATTATATAAAATTAAAATAATGGTTAAATGATATTAATTTTATAAAAAAAGTATTGAAATAATACTAAAAAAGTGATACAGTTGAGGTGAAAAAAAATATTTTAGGAGGCAATATGAAAATTGATAAAGCTGAATTAAAGGGAAGTATTCTTAGGAAACTGAGAAGACAATATGGAAAAACCCTTGAGGAAGCCCATGAATTTGAATTATATTATGCAATTTCAAGGGCAGCTTTAGATTATGCGGTGGAAAAATGGTATAATACTAAAAAGACGTATGCTAAAAAACAGGTAAAACAAATATATTACTTCTCAGCAGAATTTCTAATGGGAAGATTTATGGGAAATAACCTGATTAATTTACAAATTAACGATATTATTAAGGAAACATTAAATGAATTAGGTATAGACATTA contains:
- the recA gene encoding recombinase RecA → MARKKAEEKEKEDKGLSEREKMLNLALKQIEKDYGEGAIMKLGENQKMNIRAISTGSLNLDIALGIGGVPRGRIVEIYGAESSGKTTLALHIIAEAQKAGGTVAFIDAEHALDPVYAKALGVNIDELLISQPDTGEQALEISDMLVRSGAMDVIVVDSVAALVPKAEIEGEMGDQQMGLQARLMSKALRKLTGNISKSDTVMIFINQIREKIGGFSFVPGVQTTTSGGRALKFFSTVRMEVKRVGSVKQGDDVIGSEVVVKVTKNKVAPPFKEAKFNVMYGTGISKIGEVLDAAINLGIASKSGAWFSYGDERLGQGRVNVENMLKENKEVYGRLEKQVLDAIRPKQETEQLKIVETVEVENAESEEAENNED